From the Pseudomonas lalucatii genome, the window GTGGGTCACCGCCGCCGGCTGCACGCGCACGTTCTGGCCGATGACGATGGTGCCGGTGCGCGAGTTGATGATGACCTTGGCCACCGCCTGGCCGGGGTTGACCTCGAGGTTCTCGAGGATCGACAGGTAGTCGACCCGCTGGCCGGGGTCCAGCGGCGCGCTGACCCGCACCGAGCCGCCGTCGATGGCCTGGGCCACACCCGGGCCGAGCAGGTCGTTGATCTGGTCGACGATGTTCTTCGCCGTGGTGAAGTCCGGGCGATTGAGGTTCAGGGTCAGGCTGTTGCCCTGGTCGAAACCGCTGGGCACCGGCCGCTCGACCGTGGCGCCGCCGGGGATGCGCCCGGCCGACGGCACGTTGACGGTAATCCGCGAGCCGTCGGCACCGCCGGCATCGAAGCCGCCGACCACCAGATTGCCCTGGGCGATGGCGTAGACGTTGCCGTCGATGCCCTTGAGCGGCGTCATCAACAGGCTGCCGCCGCGCAGGCTCTTGGCGTTGCCGATCGAGGAGATGGTGATGTCGATGGTCTGGCCCGGCTTGGCGAAGGCCGGCAGGTCGGCGTGCACCGACACCGCGGCGACGTTCTTCAGCTGCACGTTGCCACCGGCCGGCACCTTGATGCCGAACTGCGCCAGCATGTTGTTGAAGGTCTGCACGGTGAAGGGCGTCTGGGTGGTCTGGTCGCCGCTGCCGTTGAGGCCGACCACCAGGCCGTAGCCGATCAGCTGGTTGCTGCGCACGCCCTGGATGCTGGCCAGGTCC encodes:
- a CDS encoding flagellar basal body P-ring protein FlgI, which translates into the protein MTRLISALCLLLLAAGAQAERLKDLASIQGVRSNQLIGYGLVVGLNGSGDQTTQTPFTVQTFNNMLAQFGIKVPAGGNVQLKNVAAVSVHADLPAFAKPGQTIDITISSIGNAKSLRGGSLLMTPLKGIDGNVYAIAQGNLVVGGFDAGGADGSRITVNVPSAGRIPGGATVERPVPSGFDQGNSLTLNLNRPDFTTAKNIVDQINDLLGPGVAQAIDGGSVRVSAPLDPGQRVDYLSILENLEVNPGQAVAKVIINSRTGTIVIGQNVRVQPAAVTHGSLTVTITEDPIVSQPEALSGGQTAVVPRSRVNADQEAKPMFKFGPGTTLDEIVRAVNQVGAAPSDLMAILEALKQAGALQADLIVI